The Drosophila simulans strain w501 chromosome 3R, Prin_Dsim_3.1, whole genome shotgun sequence genome contains the following window.
AAGCTGAAAGAAATGTCGACGATTTAACCATTCCATGATACTTATTGACATGGATGGTGCATCCAAATACCTTTGCTTTCCTAATTAACcagcataaaatttaaaacaccaTTCCATCATTGATTACAAAATTCTTGAGAAGGCCGTTCGAGTCTATCATTCGCAGTTCAAAGACTTTGCCAACAATGTCCATTTGACAAAACTGTGATGGGAATCAATCAAATCGGAATTTCAATCTATTTTTAACTGGCCTGTCACCCAATCGTCGTAAAGCCGCAACTTAACGgtccatttaaatgtaatagtTTTCCGTCGTTTCGTCGCCAGTACAATGCCATAAAAAAGCTAAATGGACGATggtatatacacacacacacacactcgaatgAATGCATGCATGTGTGAGTTCTggccagtttcagtttcacGGTGCCGTCTCAGTCGCCGGGTAATGGTAGTGCCGTGAATGATATCATAGCCCCCATAGGACCCCTTGTACCCCCGCCGCCTCTGCACCCCCTTTCAAGCACTCTTGTAAGTTAGCATTAAAATTGTGGCGCCATCGAGAGCGCCAACTCACCTCGCTCTCCGCGCTcactccctctctctcgctcagcccgtgtttgtttttcgctcattatttattttcatttcgtttttgctGTTTTCGCTTAAAAGTTAATATCAATATAGAAAGTGACGACCTGACGCGGCAAGCTGGCGCCAcaatacaacaacaacttgCCAGCCAGAGAGAGCGCCGCTCACACACACTACTACACGGCCCCAGCCGCAATACACCTAAATGGCAAAATAATCGCAACACTTCGCGCTCTTCCACTTTCTTACACCGAACAAAAAATCGTTACATGTTAAAGAATAATATcatttagaaatatattttattgttatttggtTAAGATCTGGTTTTAAGTCCATCTACTATTTTATAACATCATAAATAGATTGTGTTATTGAGGCAGTGTTGTGATATTTGCATGCAACCTCGAATTCATTCCCCATATGTATGAGCATggaatttttttctgtgcactcTCCCAATCACCTGATAAGCGGGGGAGAGCCAGAAGAGAGAGGGATTTTGGGGCACAAAACTCACCTTTTCCATCAGTGGTAACCGACTCGTAGAGAGCCGGCTTGTAGATGCTCGAAATGCTGGTGCTTTGGGCACTCCACGTGCTCAGCGCTGCCGACTTTGCATCGTTCTGCGAGTCTTCTTCGAAATCTGCAAGATTTGGTTTGGTTGATTAGTACACCCGGATCGAAAAAGTATATGGAAGAGCCGGCTTACCTGCATCTTTCAGTCTCAGCATTTTTGAGCGTTGGTACGGCGGCGTTGGGGATTCTAAAATGGATGATAAGAGAGGGGATTGTTTTAGATACATTGTGGTGTACATGTATGAATAgtattattagttttgtaataGATGCATGATAAACAAGTAAAATCTTcatagttttaaaaatatcaagaCGTTATAACATGTTGAATACtgatacattttatataacaaatttgtatttatttattactctCTTAAGATCGCACTAACATAACCTGCTAGAAAGAGATAACGGTAAAGAACTCTACAATGCCATTATTAATAACTCGATCAAATTTGATATGCATGAACTTGCGTTAGTTCAAAACTTCGAAatgtaatcaattaaatttaccAAGTTCATGAAATAACTTGGCTAACTAAACCATATGAAAATTCTTATCTCCGCCTTATCGGCCTAATGCACTTTTACCAAGTTTCATTTGGGACAGCGCCGTGGGTGATTACAAACCCTTTCGAGTTAACCAAAAGTTCGAGTTATAAATGCGCGTCTTCTAGTCGGGGCGCATATAGGATGAGATCATGGTTCGCAAAACTAATACATACTAGTGTTTGAATATTTGAGCAGCAAAtcaaagcgaaacaaaaacagagagagagagacagagcgGGGAgcaacaaagccaaacaaaaataaaggccagaaaaactaaaaaccacGAAGAAAGAAAAGGCAGTCGAAACAAACCCAGGCGTAAGCGTAAGCAAGCCAAACATCAGCGCGgcgatataaaaataaataatctttgCATATCAGCCAGCCCCACTGGGggacattttatttttattggcgCAGAAATCGTTTGATGTGCGGCGATCTCCGATCGCTGGTAGATACCAGCTCCCATCTCCGATTCCAATGGCGCTGTATTTAATCTCGCTTACATTCTACATCCCACTCCGTTCCGTTTCGTTCCCATTCTTTCAATTCACTCCCAAAAAAGCAAACGGAACAGGTCGTTTTTGGTGGCTGAGATGATGGGCGCAGACAAAGGCCTCAATGAATTACCTGCCAGATTCGAACCTctcattcaattaaataaattaacttatttatgaAGCGTCGCATTAACATTTTATGGGCTGCATTAATGtattacttaaaaaataataaactgtTTGACGAGAGCGCCATgaatataacatattttaataatatcaGATAGAACTTTCATACAAATGGAACAAGTTTAACAACCTATCCTATTTTTACTCTAAAAAATCGTTATGCAACGGATCCACTTCGGGTTAAAAATGAgctttaaacaattttttaggCTTTTCATTTTAAGATAACAGCAAAATACAAGCCCTTAAATCGTTATTTTAAAGGGGCACGGCAATATGTAAATCAAACTAGACTAGGCTTTGCATCTAAATAGCTTTGATTAATGCATATCTATGCGATACATTTGGAGGAATTTGATATTCAGCTAACAAAAATCGCCATAAAAGAAGTGCACATTAGAGTCCAAATGTGGCAAGCAAGGTGCAACAGGTGAGTCCAGATCTCGATGGGAGTAGAAGATCTGCGGTAAGTAATGCTCTTGGTATTCTGACGGCGCATAAATCGCTTGATGCGCCTCGTCAACGGCGCCTGGCGACTCGAATCGCCTCAAATGTACCCAGATCGCGGCGATTCGCCATCGCCGCCGGTCCCCAAGCCCCAATGTACCAGTTAAACCTGATTACGAGCAGCCGCGTCATCGACGCCAACGTCGAAAATCTAACAAttcttaaaaacaaaaacacgagCGCCGcagcgaaaccgaaactgaaaccaaaGGGAGAACCAACCATTCCAGCACGCCGTCAACAAGCTGATGGATGGATCGTATGACCACCAGTCGGCGGAATAGGCAACTGAATATTTACGGCTCTGGGTTTTGGGTTCTGGGCAAAAGAGTGCCAGTGCCAGGCGATTGAGTCAGATTCcagtaattgaaatttaaaccAGGCGATACCACAAAGTGGACACCGCTTTGTTTGTCGACCATGCTCCAGATTTCCATGCCTATTTAGAATGGATTTTAAAACGTATGGGGTATTTTAGTATCTAACAGCCGAACAGTTCTGATAAGAATCTTTCATATGGCATAATACATAAGTTCTAGGTAATATCTTGTAGTATACAGGGTTGACTCAACTTCAGCACACCTGACATAATGATTAAAATAAGCGTAAAACCGAACTCCATGCCATGCCAGGCATACAACGTAATTAGTCAAGTTCCCTCCATCGAAATCATTAAATAGTCCCGAAACGATTTCGACCAGCGCAAATATGCCAGCATAAATATGTATCTGTAGACGATCTCCAGAGGAACACACTAAAACCCTCAACGGCGCAGTGCAGCTTTATGGCCAAGAACCGCACCTCTCTGAATGGGatcggatggatggatggggcAGAGGCACGCAAAATGATCCTTTTTTATAGGTGCCTCGCTGCGAGGCAGGGACGTTGGGGTCGGTGGAAAGCCAATGGAACCGCGATGTCCAAAGACCAAAGCACCGGTCGCGGGACCACTCGTCGTTACAATTCCTGGAATTGTGTTCCCCGACCGATGCGGATGGAATAACATTATCGACTTGTTTAATGTGTTCGGCGCCATCATTAAAAAACCAGTCACTGTCGGGACGTCGTCCATCCGCCGGCCAGACGACGATGACACAGCCAGCAGAAGGCAGCCAGAAATCCAGAGAGCCAGAAAGCGGCCTGTTGCCTGTTGCCGATTGCCAGTTCCCTGCTGCCCGCTGCCTTCATCCAGTTGCCAGTGCACAGGCCCGTTGCACAGGCACGCTGGTTAAGTGGCACAGGTAAGCGGCCAGGTAAGGGaggctgtatctgtatctgtatatgtatctggCGACCGGCACGAACAGAGTCTTCATGTTTCCCAAAAGATTGTGTTTTGTGCACAGGAATGTCGGTATAGACATGCCTTTTTGCCATCACATCTACAGTGATTATCGGTTAGGGGAAGACTCTGAAGCTGCTGGCGAAAAAGTGGTGATCTTAATCTTAGTCGCTATTAAGTTAAACATCAACAAGTAAACGTATGCAATTTCCTAATTAATTTGTTCGCAATCTTACAATCTCGCTTGGATTTCTTTTGCTGTTGACTTCCcctaattaaaagtttattttttacatttattaaatggctcataaaaaactttttattctTATACAAATTGggactattttttttatgattcaataaacatcaaataaaatgtacaCATAGTTTTACTACATTGATAAGAATGGCCGTTCATCGATCTTAATTTTGTGCTTCCTTCTGTTATTgccatatatataatattcctCTGATGAATTCGATGggtaaaaattaattataaataaatgggtAAAATTATTGTAGCTTCAGCAGAAGTTCTTCATTCTGCACATGGCGCAACATTGGGATTTTGTTTGGGGTTTGAGGTTAGACCAGCTCCGCGATGGTGCCTATCATCGCCAATTGATGAAAACAACGCACACAGATGATGTATTACAGGCATGCAGTTTAGTGCTGATATAATAGTGCGATTAGATTAGCACTAGCACTAGGCGATCCATGCGGCCATACAGTTGTAAGCTCGGCCGAGTGATACGCACGTTCTAGATAACGTTCAGTGTGGCCAGTAAATCTGTTGCCCGGGCAACTgggttataaataaatggcaCTCGTCGATAGCTTTAAACCGTGATGAAAGGCTTGCACTGCGATGTAAGTGCATGGTGCATCTTTAAATCTGCATGAAAAGATGTATGTATAATGCCTACAGATGCAATTGGTATGTCTACGTATTTTTGATACGCCAACGAAGTGTGTGCATGCGcgtgctaaaaataaaaacaaacaaatcggaAAGCGCACATGTATGTAATGCACATATGTACGATGTACATGCACATGCTCCGATGTTTGCCCGAATGTACATAGTGCGAATGGGATCTCTAAACGGTGCGCCAACTAGCTGGTGGCGACGGATATGCCGCGGCCCCAGCTACAGTGAAGCGTcccaaacaaatcaaatcaagttTCGATGGAAAATGCATCgaagaataattaaaaaattttaatgtctCAATCTTAACCTACAAAAATTTGTCAGAATTTGAATATGATTTTTCGAACTGGACAAACGCCCATAAGCAGGCAACGTTTTTATTCCAAATTCAAAAGGAAGTTATTTTCGTAACCAAATTTATGGAACtgaagtttttaataaagtttttcaTTAACAATAGATGCTTTTCTAAAGTTAAgcaatgatttttaaaaaacaattttttgtatGTATAGGTGGGTCTGAGAATTCTTTATTTTCCTAAAATCCTCTAGCTCGTTTGCCTTGATCGTTTGCTTTAGGGCAGCTGGACTGTATTTCGAATGATTCGAGTACGGGTAATGGGTAATGGGTAATGGGTATGGGCAATGGGTAACGGACTCCTCCGACTTTGCTTTAGCTTTTGCGTTTGCGTTGGCGACGACGCTTGATTATTTCCTGGCGCCAGTTTCTAAATTTAcgcaaattattttgaaaagaatttAGTCGCCGTCATGTTGGGCCGACCGTTTGCGTGGCGCTTTCACGCACATTCTGCGCCGCTCTCTCCGCTCCCCCACGTgtatacgtgtgtgtgtgttttggtgcTCGAGTGTGGTGTGTGGGCCGTGATAAAGCGGAATAAATGAGCCGGAGAGCGGTGGATCCGGTGTGTGTGTCAGTGCGCAGCGGTGTCTATGTTTGCGTCTGGGCAAAAGTCAAGGCGGCGGCGCACAGTGAGCCaacacagaaagaaataataatgcaGTGCTAGCTGGTTTTAGCCTTTTATGGTTCAACCATGTTGCAGGCTGCATCCTGCTTCTCAAATTAACAGCGCATGTTCAAAATTGGTCTTTTGAGACTGAAAACCTAGCAAATGCATTGGACAGCGATGTTAATTGTGGTTTTGTTACGTTAATGTACGTGCAAAAATGTAGAAATCGCACTCATCACACGACAGCTGATATGTAAAAGCAAATATAGGTATTTCTCCGCAATCTGATCATTTTCTTACACTTTCTTTTCTGTGCAGAAACTTGAAATTCAGTTTAATGcatacggatacagatacagatgcaccTTGTATCTGGCTCTTTTGGATGCGCTCTGGCTCTCCAGACCGAAGAACACTCACTCATAAGTACGAATACCCACACAACTGCAGAGTGCAGCCCATGCTTGatggcgaaaaataaaaaacaaatttggcGAGCAGAGCGGCATGTTCGTATGGATTTCGCATGCCGCAGCGAAAGTTCGCATGTGTGAGTGCCATTGCCTGTCTGTGTGCCCTGGCGCCACCGAATACATGCTCACCACACAACCAGTGCattggtgtgtgtgtctgtgtgcctTCACATACAGTGGCGGGCACGAGTATTGGCACAGCTGGCGCTTAGATTGCTATTTGCTTTGCCTACCGCCATAAAGATTCGGATAAGGTGCGAATTTATTGGGGGGAACCaattgcaaatgaattttCGATCGATCTACATAAGTCCAGTGTAAACGCGATTTCCCCCCTTTTGCGGTTTAGATACCGAAATTGGTAAATTTTAAGTTTCCGATACTTTTATCTATGTAACGAAGTTCATAAGTAAAAGCATTGTTTAGCGTTCAGGATGCGCAAATTTTAACCTATTGGATTCCAAATTATACATTGGGAATCGATTAAAGTTATGAAACTGcttcttaaaataatttaaaacgtCCCAttgtattaattatttaatctatgttcaaacatgttcatGGATCTTGTCTAGAGCTTGAATACTTTATGGAAGTAGATCCCTGTGGCTGGAGTACAGTGGTCCTACCTGTTTCGGGCTGGTGCAGGATGCGAAACCAATGCAGCGGATTGCAGCACATGTAGATGCAGTCGCGGGCGGCGGGACAAGTGGGCAGTCGCTTCAGTTCCTTGGCGTTCCACAATTCCTTCCAGAAAAACAGACGGCTGGCGGTCACGTGCGGCTCCCAAACCGTTTGCGTTTTGCACGGTATCAGGATGCACTGCAGGTAGGTGggtgcggtggtggtggtgggttcCACGACATTGCGCTGCGTCTTGGTCGGCGGATCCACGCGACTCTGGACTGCGAGAATAAGTTCGATTCTCTGCTTGCGCTTGAGTTGCTTTATTAGCGCTTCGAAGTCCTCGCGAAATCGTTTGCCATTCTGGACTTGCGTTTGAGGGGGATAAGCGGTGGCTCTGGCCGTGCTGACTGGAATCGTGAGTGTGGATCCGTTGGTGGACTCCGTCGCGCCGCCGCAGCATTTCCGAAACATGGTCGTAAAGGTGGTGGCACTTATCATCCGGCGGTCCACCGGCTGAACCTGTCCCTGATCCGGACTCCGATCCTGATCCAGATCGCTTCCGTCGATCAACATATCGTCGCAGGAGCTTGCGCAGCTGCAACCAGGAACGGTACAGCAGCGGTCGCATGCTGACGGAGGCGGCGGCAACACATCCATGTGATTTGGCAGACGGCGGTACGgatggctgttgttgttgttgtggctttgCCCCTGACTCAGACTCAAACTCTGGCCACAGGAGCTGGAGTTTGAGCTGGAGCAGTCCATCCCGCAGGCTATCGAACTGTAAGGCGGCAGCGGTGTCTGTCGCATTGCCAAGGAGTCCTCTTCGTTGCAGGAATAACCAAAGCTTGGCGTACACTGATGAGGGCGGGGTCGATGTGGAGGGGGAGGCGGCCGTGGTGGCTGAGCGGGCGGTGCTGC
Protein-coding sequences here:
- the LOC6727749 gene encoding mothers against decapentaplegic homolog 6; translation: MIFPREKKVLWRYASSNYRSNGVSAAPPAQPPRPPPPPHRPRPHQCTPSFGYSCNEEDSLAMRQTPLPPYSSIACGMDCSSSNSSSCGQSLSLSQGQSHNNNNSHPYRRLPNHMDVLPPPPSACDRCCTVPGCSCASSCDDMLIDGSDLDQDRSPDQGQVQPVDRRMISATTFTTMFRKCCGGATESTNGSTLTIPVSTARATAYPPQTQVQNGKRFREDFEALIKQLKRKQRIELILAVQSRVDPPTKTQRNVVEPTTTTAPTYLQCILIPCKTQTVWEPHVTASRLFFWKELWNAKELKRLPTCPAARDCIYMCCNPLHWFRILHQPETESPTPPYQRSKMLRLKDADFEEDSQNDAKSAALSTWSAQSTSISSIYKPALYESVTTDGKDHNINSQVWCQIAYWEMAHRVGEFFHAKTNAVNIYTDGIVASEVDSMCLRDLTPAGNQIHSAEVVPTARHTVGLGVTLSLENGDVWIYNRGNTTIFVDSPTLAENLDRVCKVMPGYCLKAFETNRAELLSMREQGHHPMGPVDYFSIKISFGKGWGRDYKRQDIMGCPCWLEVHFSHLR